In Fusobacterium hwasookii, a single window of DNA contains:
- a CDS encoding HD domain-containing protein, with protein MGVKVVKDLVYSYIEIDESVQKLIDTASFQRLKRIKQLSSSYIFPSTNHTRYEHSIGVMHLASSFFEVLEKDFRKYGLSEDRISYLRLHVKLAALLHDVGHPPFSHLGEKFLDKNEIIACIKNEYSHLVDIDKTFYNNAKLMGKEHELLSCYCILRKFYKILKEEIDENIDVAFICRCIIGNTYPDSENWDKNICVRIISSDSIDVDKLDYLTRDNHMTGEIAPKMDIKRLLACLTITENKELKYVAKAIPAVQTVVDSRDILYLWVYHHHISIYTDYIIGRILKRCMTLYDEHRGQALEEMNREEYFSPKAITDYLITDDDIYSHLRKIYVLSLERKTDDFNTITIKQIFERDFLKPLWKTIYEYKDFEKNLVDKRIIKSYDELEDILRNEKNIEDITSTLLKKLNLKEGEVFIITKYNKFYNSNKEAPISLLLNGEERKLSDLLPQKEFGKFHTMAFFVFVPKKYKEEAKEIVIEELQKISKE; from the coding sequence ATGGGAGTAAAAGTTGTTAAAGACTTGGTATATAGCTATATAGAAATAGATGAGTCAGTACAAAAGTTAATAGATACGGCTTCATTTCAAAGATTAAAAAGAATAAAACAGTTATCTAGTTCATATATCTTTCCTTCAACAAACCATACAAGGTATGAGCATTCAATAGGAGTTATGCATTTAGCATCTAGCTTTTTTGAAGTTTTAGAGAAAGATTTTAGAAAATATGGTTTATCTGAAGATAGAATTTCTTATTTAAGATTACATGTAAAATTAGCTGCTCTTTTACATGATGTTGGACATCCACCATTTTCTCATTTAGGCGAAAAGTTCTTAGATAAGAATGAAATTATTGCTTGTATAAAAAATGAATATTCTCATTTAGTTGATATAGATAAAACTTTCTATAACAATGCCAAATTAATGGGGAAAGAGCATGAGCTTTTATCTTGTTATTGCATTTTAAGAAAATTCTATAAGATATTAAAAGAAGAAATTGATGAAAATATAGATGTAGCTTTTATTTGTAGATGTATTATAGGAAATACTTATCCTGATTCTGAAAATTGGGATAAAAATATTTGTGTTAGAATAATTAGTTCAGACTCAATAGATGTTGACAAATTAGATTATTTGACAAGGGATAATCATATGACAGGAGAAATAGCACCAAAAATGGATATAAAAAGATTGCTTGCCTGTCTTACAATCACTGAAAATAAAGAGTTAAAATATGTAGCAAAGGCTATACCAGCTGTACAAACAGTTGTAGATTCAAGAGATATATTGTATCTTTGGGTTTATCATCACCATATTTCTATTTATACAGATTATATAATAGGTAGAATTTTAAAAAGATGTATGACTTTATATGATGAGCATAGAGGGCAAGCACTTGAAGAAATGAATAGAGAAGAATATTTTTCTCCAAAGGCAATAACAGATTACTTAATAACAGATGATGATATATATTCACATTTAAGAAAAATTTATGTTTTATCTTTAGAAAGAAAAACGGATGATTTCAATACAATAACTATCAAACAAATATTTGAAAGAGATTTTTTGAAACCTCTTTGGAAAACTATATATGAGTATAAAGATTTTGAAAAAAATCTGGTTGACAAAAGGATAATAAAATCATATGATGAGCTAGAAGATATTTTGAGGAATGAAAAAAATATTGAGGATATAACAAGTACTCTCTTAAAAAAATTAAATTTAAAAGAAGGAGAAGTATTTATAATAACTAAATATAATAAATTCTATAACTCTAATAAAGAAGCTCCAATTTCTCTTTTGTTAAATGGAGAAGAAAGAAAATTATCTGATTTATTACCACAAAAAGAGTTTGGAAAATTTCATACTATGGCTTTCTTTGTATTTGTACCTAAAAAGTATAAGGAAGAAGCAAAAGAAATTGTTATAGAAGAATTACAAAAAATATCTAAAGAATAG
- a CDS encoding alanine/glycine:cation symporter family protein has translation MESIYKIVDSVNGFLWGKNILVFMLIGAAIYFSFKTKFMQFRLFHKIVKVLFKNEKGKHGISSLETFFLGTACRVGAGNIAGVVAAISVGGPGAIFWMWLVAMLGSATAFIESSLAVIYRKKEKDGSFTGGTPFIIEKRLNMRWLGIVYALASVVCYFGVTQVMSNSITSSITSVYTWGAGNKFLNLQNISSIVVAFMVAYVIFFSKSIKDSIVESLNKIVPFMAIIYVVAVIYILVTNLTNIPAMVGTIFSQAFGAKEVFGGTFGAVVMNGVRRGLFSNEAGSGNSNYAAAAVHIDIPAKQGMVQAFGVFIDTLVICSATAFIVLLAPESTISGLSGMGLFQAAMSYHLNGIGPLFVVILMFFFCVSTILAVAFYGRSAVNFIHESKNLNTIYQVILILMIYIGGIKQDMFIWSLADFGLGIMTVIKILVIIPIAKPALDSLKKYEKELK, from the coding sequence ATGGAAAGTATTTATAAAATCGTTGATAGTGTCAATGGTTTCTTATGGGGAAAAAATATTTTAGTTTTTATGTTGATAGGAGCAGCTATATATTTTTCATTTAAAACTAAATTCATGCAATTTAGATTATTCCATAAAATAGTAAAAGTATTGTTTAAAAATGAAAAAGGTAAACATGGAATTAGTTCATTAGAGACATTTTTTCTAGGAACAGCTTGTAGAGTTGGAGCAGGTAATATCGCAGGAGTGGTTGCAGCAATTTCAGTTGGAGGACCAGGGGCAATATTTTGGATGTGGCTTGTTGCAATGCTAGGTTCAGCAACTGCTTTTATTGAATCAAGCCTTGCAGTAATATATAGAAAAAAAGAAAAAGATGGTTCTTTTACAGGAGGAACACCATTTATTATTGAAAAAAGATTAAATATGAGATGGTTAGGAATTGTCTATGCACTAGCTTCAGTGGTATGTTATTTTGGAGTAACTCAAGTAATGTCTAACTCAATAACAAGCTCAATAACAAGTGTTTATACTTGGGGAGCAGGTAATAAATTTTTAAATTTACAAAATATTTCATCAATAGTTGTAGCTTTTATGGTTGCTTATGTAATCTTTTTTAGTAAATCAATAAAAGATTCTATTGTAGAATCATTAAATAAAATAGTTCCATTTATGGCTATTATTTATGTGGTGGCAGTGATATATATATTGGTTACAAATTTAACTAATATACCTGCTATGGTGGGAACTATCTTTTCACAGGCTTTTGGTGCAAAAGAAGTTTTTGGAGGAACATTTGGAGCAGTTGTAATGAATGGTGTTAGAAGAGGGCTTTTCTCAAATGAAGCAGGAAGTGGAAATTCTAACTATGCAGCTGCAGCAGTTCATATAGATATACCTGCAAAACAAGGAATGGTACAAGCCTTTGGAGTATTTATAGATACCTTAGTTATATGTAGTGCAACAGCTTTTATAGTTTTACTTGCTCCTGAAAGTACAATATCAGGACTATCTGGAATGGGGCTTTTCCAAGCAGCTATGAGTTATCATTTAAATGGCATTGGTCCATTATTTGTTGTAATTTTGATGTTCTTTTTCTGCGTAAGTACAATACTTGCAGTTGCATTCTATGGAAGAAGTGCAGTGAACTTTATACATGAAAGTAAAAATTTAAATACAATTTATCAAGTTATTTTAATTTTGATGATATATATTGGTGGAATAAAACAAGATATGTTTATTTGGTCACTAGCAGATTTTGGATTGGGTATAATGACAGTTATAAAGATTTTAGTTATAATTCCTATTGCTAAACCAGCACTTGATTCATTAAAAAAGTATGAAAAAGAATTGAAATAG
- a CDS encoding cobyric acid synthase → MKKHKNIMIQGTGSSVGKTLIVAGLCRVFAQDGYRVSPFKSQNMALNSFVDIEGLELSRGTVIQAEAGYEVPRAFMNPILLKPNSDNNSQVIINGKVAYTADAKNYFSHSKELKKIALETYKNNIENNFDIAVLEGGGSPAEINLREYDLVNMGMAELVNSPVILVGNIDIGGVFASIYGTVMLLDENDRKRIKGYIINKFRGDSDLLKPAIDILDKRFKDEGLDIKFLGVLPYADLKIEEEDSLSDEDKRVYLNDKKYINISVIKTKKMSNFTDFHAFKQYDDVRVRYIYDVKDLGDEDIIIFPGSKNTITDLEDLKERCIFDKVKELKEKGKIIIGICGGLQMLGKKIYDPKHLESDILETEGFNFFEYETTFDEIKKTEQVTKKIEVKEGILKDFNDYEIKGYEIHQGVTNILSPVICKDNVFATYIHGIFDNSKFTNDLLNMIRRKKSMPEQKEILSFNEFKEREYDKLAKLLRENLDMQEIYKILN, encoded by the coding sequence ATGAAAAAGCATAAAAATATAATGATACAGGGAACAGGTTCATCTGTTGGAAAAACTTTAATAGTTGCAGGTCTATGCAGAGTGTTTGCACAAGATGGATATAGAGTTTCACCTTTTAAATCTCAAAATATGGCACTTAATTCTTTTGTGGATATTGAGGGCTTGGAATTAAGTAGAGGGACAGTTATTCAAGCAGAGGCAGGCTATGAAGTACCAAGAGCTTTTATGAATCCAATTTTATTAAAACCTAATTCTGACAATAATTCACAAGTAATAATAAATGGAAAGGTTGCCTACACAGCTGATGCCAAAAATTACTTTTCACACTCAAAGGAATTAAAAAAAATAGCCTTGGAAACTTATAAAAATAATATAGAAAATAATTTTGATATAGCAGTTTTAGAGGGTGGTGGAAGTCCAGCAGAGATAAATTTAAGAGAATATGATTTAGTAAATATGGGCATGGCAGAACTTGTCAATAGTCCAGTTATATTGGTTGGAAATATAGATATAGGTGGAGTATTTGCTTCAATCTATGGAACAGTAATGTTATTAGATGAAAATGATAGAAAGAGAATAAAAGGTTATATTATTAATAAATTTAGAGGTGATAGTGATTTATTAAAGCCAGCTATTGATATCTTAGATAAAAGATTTAAAGATGAGGGCCTGGATATAAAATTTTTAGGAGTTTTACCTTATGCTGATTTGAAGATAGAAGAAGAGGATAGTTTGTCAGATGAGGATAAAAGAGTTTATTTAAATGATAAAAAATATATAAATATCTCTGTTATTAAAACTAAAAAGATGTCAAATTTCACAGATTTTCATGCTTTTAAACAATATGATGATGTAAGAGTTAGATATATTTATGATGTTAAGGATTTAGGGGATGAAGATATAATTATTTTCCCTGGAAGTAAGAATACTATAACAGATTTAGAAGACTTAAAAGAAAGATGTATTTTTGATAAGGTAAAAGAATTAAAAGAAAAAGGTAAAATTATTATTGGAATCTGTGGGGGCTTACAGATGTTGGGAAAGAAAATATATGACCCAAAACATTTAGAAAGTGATATTTTAGAGACAGAGGGCTTTAATTTTTTTGAATATGAAACTACTTTTGATGAGATTAAAAAGACTGAACAAGTTACAAAAAAAATAGAAGTTAAAGAAGGAATTTTAAAAGATTTTAATGATTATGAAATAAAAGGTTATGAGATTCATCAAGGGGTAACAAATATTTTAAGTCCTGTAATCTGTAAAGATAATGTCTTTGCTACCTATATTCATGGAATATTTGATAATTCAAAATTTACTAATGATTTGTTAAATATGATTAGAAGAAAAAAATCTATGCCTGAACAAAAAGAAATATTGTCTTTTAATGAATTTAAAGAAAGAGAATATGATAAATTAGCAAAATTATTAAGAGAAAATTTAGATATGCAAGAAATATATAAAATCTTAAATTAA